From Calderihabitans maritimus, a single genomic window includes:
- a CDS encoding LysM peptidoglycan-binding domain-containing protein, with amino-acid sequence MKGKKVLATVVIGGFLAFSPWLLKAEAAGEPVTEFQKGVVHEVQPGESLWKISQKYGVSVDQIRRQNSLSSDVILFGQKLLIVPANYTVQDGDTPWLISQRFNIPLEQILNLNGLNSGDVIYPGQKLLLLNPNLVHTVQEGDTPWLISRQYNVSLEELLAVNGLQETSVIYPGQELIVPVSGPEPDAALEAQEPYVTYTTHTVQPGDTLWNVSIQYGIPMQELMEVNNLDESTVLYPGQELTIPVHHIPVKPTVSPRHGELLDWWTEAQYLWPIGREATIIDFYTGKSWRMRRTFGAAHADVEPLTAEDTAIMKSVWGGEWSWTPRPVLVVVNGRRIAASASAMPHSVEKILDNDFPGHSDIHFLNSRRHKDNTISESHQKNVHIAAGQ; translated from the coding sequence ATGAAAGGGAAGAAGGTACTGGCGACAGTAGTTATAGGGGGATTTTTAGCCTTTTCCCCCTGGCTTCTTAAGGCGGAAGCTGCGGGGGAACCAGTTACGGAGTTTCAGAAAGGGGTGGTACATGAAGTTCAGCCGGGAGAATCCCTGTGGAAGATCAGCCAAAAGTACGGTGTTTCGGTCGACCAGATACGCCGGCAAAATAGCTTATCTTCCGATGTTATACTATTTGGGCAAAAATTGTTAATAGTACCGGCAAATTATACGGTACAAGACGGGGATACTCCGTGGCTTATAAGCCAGCGCTTCAATATTCCGCTGGAACAAATTCTGAACTTAAATGGTTTGAATTCCGGGGATGTGATTTACCCGGGGCAAAAATTACTATTGCTAAACCCTAATCTGGTCCATACCGTCCAGGAAGGCGATACTCCCTGGCTTATCAGCCGGCAGTATAATGTTTCCCTGGAAGAATTGCTGGCGGTTAACGGATTGCAGGAGACGTCGGTAATTTACCCGGGACAGGAGCTGATAGTTCCTGTCTCCGGTCCTGAGCCAGATGCCGCACTGGAGGCACAGGAGCCTTATGTAACGTATACTACTCATACGGTGCAGCCGGGAGATACCCTATGGAATGTGAGCATCCAGTACGGCATACCTATGCAGGAACTTATGGAAGTTAACAACCTAGATGAATCCACCGTTTTGTATCCGGGGCAGGAACTTACCATTCCGGTGCATCATATCCCGGTAAAGCCTACGGTAAGCCCCCGGCATGGAGAACTGCTGGATTGGTGGACGGAGGCCCAGTACCTTTGGCCTATTGGCCGGGAGGCAACCATTATTGACTTTTATACGGGAAAAAGTTGGCGGATGCGGCGTACCTTCGGAGCGGCCCATGCCGATGTGGAACCCCTCACGGCGGAAGATACGGCAATTATGAAGAGTGTCTGGGGAGGGGAATGGAGCTGGACGCCCCGCCCGGTTCTGGTGGTGGTTAACGGAAGGCGGATTGCCGCGTCGGCCAGCGCCATGCCTCACAGTGTAGAGAAGATCTTGGATAATGATTTTCCCGGCCACAGCGATATTCATTTTCTCAATAGCCGGAGGCACAAGGACAATACCATCAGCGAGAGCCATCAGAAAAATGTTCATATAGCGGCAGGGCAGTAA